A single Xiphias gladius isolate SHS-SW01 ecotype Sanya breed wild chromosome 18, ASM1685928v1, whole genome shotgun sequence DNA region contains:
- the LOC120804423 gene encoding N-acylglucosamine 2-epimerase isoform X2, with amino-acid sequence MSMVKLEESRERIRTELDNIVDFWLKYSHDTLHGGFFTCIGRDGKVYDELKYVWLQGRQVWMYCRLYRTMDRFRKPEILEAAKAGGAFLRRFARVSSSSGQWKCAFCLTRDGKAVQIQRTIFSECFYIMAMDELSRVTGDKDMQLEADQMMEQLIYWVRVDSSGLGRPQLPGVVPTNSMAVPMMLLCLVQQLTEGQGQELVQKYRELGSWCVQQILKHIQRDGTAILENVSLDEAELPGCQGRLQNPGHALEAGWFLLQYSTEWGDEELQRTAINKFMELPYQCGWDKEHGGLFYFLDVDGHCPTQLEWSMKLWWPHCEALIAFLMAYSQTKKPELMDRFSQVYEYTFSHFPDAENGEWFGYLTQEGKVALDFKGGPFKGAGDYYCTCGEKS; translated from the exons ATGTCTATGGTGAAGCTGGAGGAGAGTCGAGAGCGGATTCGCACAGAACTGGATAACATAGTGGACTTCTGGCTCAAATACTCTCATGACACTTTACATGG AGGCTTCTTCACTTGTATTGGAAGAGATGGGAAAGTTTATGATGAGCTGAAATACGTCTGGCTGCAGGGTAGACAG GTGTGGATGTATTGCCGCCTTTACCGAACCATGGATCGCTTCCGCAAGCCTGAAATCCTTGAGGCAGCAAAAGCTG GAGGAGCATTCCTCAGAAGGTTTGCTCGTGTGTCCAGCAGCAGTGGTCAGTGGAAATGTGCCTTCTGCTTAACAAGAGATGGTAAAGCAGTCCAAATCCAGAGGACTATATTCAGTGAATGTTTCTATATCATGGCCATGGATGAATTGAGCAGGGTCACTGGTGACAAGGACATGCAg CTGGAGGCTGATCAGATGATGGAGCAGTTGATCTACTGGGTTCGAGTGGACTCGTCAGGCCTGGGCCGGCCCCAGCTTCCTGGAGTGGTTCCCACCAACAGCATGGCAGTTCCCATGATGCTGTTGTGTCTGGTGCAACAGCTCACTGAAGGCCAGGGTCAGGAGTTGGTTCAGAAGTACAGAGAGCTGGGCAGTTGGTGTGTACAGCAGATTCTAAAGCACATCCAG AGAGACGGCACCGCTATTTTAGAGAATGTTTCACTAGATGAAGCAGAGCTGCCAGGTTGCCAGGGCCGACTGCAGAACCCAG GCCATGCCCTGGAGGCAGGCTGGTTCCtgcttcagtacagtacagaGTGGGGGGATGAGGAGCTCCAGAGGACTGCCATTAACAAGTTTATGGAGCTGCCTTATCAGTGTGGCTGGGATAAAGAGCACGGTGGCCTCTTCTACTTCCTGGATGTGGATGGTCACTGCCCCACACAG TTGGAATGGAGTATGAAGCTGTGGTGGCCTCACTGTGAGGCTCTCATTGCCTTCCTGATGGCCTACAGTCAAACCAAGAAGCCAGAGTTGATGGACAGATTCTCTCAAGTTTATGAATACACCTTTAGCCAT TTTCCTGATGCTGAGAACGGGGAGTGGTTTGGCTATTTGACACAAGAAGGGAAAGTAGCACTGGATTTTAAAGGAGGCCCCTTCAAAG gtgctGGGGATTACTACTGTacatgtggggaaaaaagttga
- the pex10 gene encoding peroxisome biogenesis factor 10 has translation MSTMPLAPANQSQLIRSSQKDEYYQTFLRNNANEAFQTLAGSKRWLDWRKEIELLSDLVYYGLTTFSGYQTLGEEYVSIVQVDPTKQRIPSWPRRGLFLLCHAFFPYLLDKILVCLENELERGQESLSGVSWRQVVSGPWSLESWLRRWMERVVGLLSESQRRVCLSALFVFQQGLTLLHQLHVALFYISGSFYHLSKRMAGISYLHVMGPNSNDGTIRSSYRLLGAVSLLQLLITVCLQLNNFRQRQRVKQEWKLYRNLSPQHTEISSPRAACCILCLEERRHSTSTPCGHLFCWECITDWCNTKKECPLCREKIQPHRLVYLRNYS, from the exons ATG TCAACAATGCCCCTCGCCCCTGCAAACCAGTCCCAGTTGATTCGGTCAAGCCAAAAGGACGAATACTATCAAACCTTCCTGAGAAACAACGCCAACGAAGCTTTTCAAACTCTTGCtg GATCCAAAAGATGGCTGGACTGGAGGAAGGAGATTGAGCTGCTGTCAGACCTTGTATACTATGGGTTAACAACATTCTCAG GCTACCAAACTCTGGGCGAAGAGTACGTCAGCATCGTCCAGGTGGATCCCACTAAACAACGGATCCCCTCCTGGCCCAGACGCGGGCTCTTTCTCTTATGCCATGCCTTCTTCCCTTACCTCCTGGATAAGATCCTGGTGTGCCTGGAGAACGAGCTAGAACGTGGGCAGGAGAGCCTCAGTGGTGTCAGTTGGCGGCAGGTGGTGTCCGGGCCGTGGAGCCTGGAGTCTTGGCTGAGGAGGTGGATGGAGAGGGTAGTGGGGCTGTTGTCAGAGTCCCAGAGGAGAGTGTGTCTATCAGCCTTGTTTGTCTTCCAGCAGGGTCTTACCCTCCTGCACCAACTTCACGTGGCTCTGTTTTACATAAGCGGCTCATTCTATCACCTGTCCAAGAGGATGGCTGGCATCAGCTAT tTGCATGTCATGGGACCTAACAGCAATGACGGGACCATCAGGAGTAGCTACAGGCTGCTGGGGGCAGTGTCCCTTCTTCAGCTGCTCATCACTGTTTGTCTCCAGCTCAACAACtttagacagagacagagagtcaaGCAGGAGTGGAAGCTCTACAGGAACCTCAG tccGCAGCACACAGAGATCTCAAGTCCCAGAGCTGCCTGCTGTATCCTCTGTCTGGAAGAGAGGAGAcactccacctccaccccctgTGGACACCTCTTCTGCTGGGAATGCATCACAGACTGGTGCAATACCAAG AAAGAGTGCCCCCTGTGTCGGGAGAAGATCCAGCCTCACAGACTGGTGTACCTGAGGAACTACAGCTAG
- the LOC120804423 gene encoding N-acylglucosamine 2-epimerase isoform X1: MSMVKLEESRERIRTELDNIVDFWLKYSHDTLHGGFFTCIGRDGKVYDELKYVWLQGRQVWMYCRLYRTMDRFRKPEILEAAKAGGAFLRRFARVSSSSGQWKCAFCLTRDGKAVQIQRTIFSECFYIMAMDELSRVTGDKDMQLEADQMMEQLIYWVRVDSSGLGRPQLPGVVPTNSMAVPMMLLCLVQQLTEGQGQELVQKYRELGSWCVQQILKHIQRDGTAILENVSLDEAELPGCQGRLQNPGHALEAGWFLLQYSTEWGDEELQRTAINKFMELPYQCGWDKEHGGLFYFLDVDGHCPTQLEWSMKLWWPHCEALIAFLMAYSQTKKPELMDRFSQVYEYTFSHFPDAENGEWFGYLTQEGKVALDFKGGPFKGFFHVPRCLYMCERILDDLLVNKD; this comes from the exons ATGTCTATGGTGAAGCTGGAGGAGAGTCGAGAGCGGATTCGCACAGAACTGGATAACATAGTGGACTTCTGGCTCAAATACTCTCATGACACTTTACATGG AGGCTTCTTCACTTGTATTGGAAGAGATGGGAAAGTTTATGATGAGCTGAAATACGTCTGGCTGCAGGGTAGACAG GTGTGGATGTATTGCCGCCTTTACCGAACCATGGATCGCTTCCGCAAGCCTGAAATCCTTGAGGCAGCAAAAGCTG GAGGAGCATTCCTCAGAAGGTTTGCTCGTGTGTCCAGCAGCAGTGGTCAGTGGAAATGTGCCTTCTGCTTAACAAGAGATGGTAAAGCAGTCCAAATCCAGAGGACTATATTCAGTGAATGTTTCTATATCATGGCCATGGATGAATTGAGCAGGGTCACTGGTGACAAGGACATGCAg CTGGAGGCTGATCAGATGATGGAGCAGTTGATCTACTGGGTTCGAGTGGACTCGTCAGGCCTGGGCCGGCCCCAGCTTCCTGGAGTGGTTCCCACCAACAGCATGGCAGTTCCCATGATGCTGTTGTGTCTGGTGCAACAGCTCACTGAAGGCCAGGGTCAGGAGTTGGTTCAGAAGTACAGAGAGCTGGGCAGTTGGTGTGTACAGCAGATTCTAAAGCACATCCAG AGAGACGGCACCGCTATTTTAGAGAATGTTTCACTAGATGAAGCAGAGCTGCCAGGTTGCCAGGGCCGACTGCAGAACCCAG GCCATGCCCTGGAGGCAGGCTGGTTCCtgcttcagtacagtacagaGTGGGGGGATGAGGAGCTCCAGAGGACTGCCATTAACAAGTTTATGGAGCTGCCTTATCAGTGTGGCTGGGATAAAGAGCACGGTGGCCTCTTCTACTTCCTGGATGTGGATGGTCACTGCCCCACACAG TTGGAATGGAGTATGAAGCTGTGGTGGCCTCACTGTGAGGCTCTCATTGCCTTCCTGATGGCCTACAGTCAAACCAAGAAGCCAGAGTTGATGGACAGATTCTCTCAAGTTTATGAATACACCTTTAGCCAT TTTCCTGATGCTGAGAACGGGGAGTGGTTTGGCTATTTGACACAAGAAGGGAAAGTAGCACTGGATTTTAAAGGAGGCCCCTTCAAAG gGTTCTTCCATGTGCCTCGCTGCCTGTACATGTGTGAGCGTATTCTGGATGATCTGCTAGTGAACAAGGACTGA
- the LOC120803524 gene encoding uncharacterized protein LOC120803524 isoform X3, whose amino-acid sequence MAGNGYCIFFSGSVFIAAFPVIQITIGAVYMYECPAAALIPVYLMVLGILALLVMGVLALPRLLCPAAQGKTIWSVLLLSLVLFIFVWFLYGSYQIYSVYPPNYDKNITDPKRVNNSVDTPTAPDSKLGLTLEKQNQSLPNLNQTRLINNNQTLRKLIQTLALGNISSKTNREHLNAPQARRVMAAVPYCDRTVYLFAFWTTTLAYVFAGKTLITIIFLYGFMKIAAKFEELLTT is encoded by the exons ATGGCAGGGAATGGTTATTGTATCTTTTTCAGTGGAAGTGTTTTTATTGCAG CTTTCCCAGTTATCCAGATCACTATAG GTGCAGTATACATGTATGAgtgtccagcagcagcacttaTTCCAGTGTACTTGATGGTGTTGGGGATATTGGCCCTGCTGGTGATGGGTGTGTTAGCTTTGCCAAGGCTCCTCTGTCCAGCAGCACAGGGCAAAACAATCTGGTCTGTGTTGCTCCTCAGCTTGGTCCTGTTTATCTTCGTCTGGTTCCTCTATG GTAGTTACCAGATTTATTCTGTATATCCACCAAACTACGACAAGAACATCACCGACCCAAAGAGAGTCAACAACAGTGTCGATACTCCTACTGCACCTGACAGCAAGCTCGGCCTCACCTTGGAGAAACAGAACCAGAGCCTTCCAAACCTTAACCAGACCAGATTGATCAATAACAACCAGACATTAAGGAAGCTGATTCAAACTTTGGCCCTCGGCAACATCAGCAGTAAGACAAACAGAGAGCACCTGAATGCTCCACAAGCACGACGTGTCATGGCTGCAGTGCCTTACTGTGACAGAACTGTGTACCTGTTTGCTTTCTGGACCACCACACTGGCCTATGTGTTTGCAGGAAAAACCCTAATAACGATCATCTTTTTATATGGTTTCATGAAAATTGCAGCTAAGTTTGAAGAACTTCTCACTACCTGA
- the LOC120803524 gene encoding uncharacterized protein LOC120803524 isoform X4, with translation MYECPAAALIPVYLMVLGILALLVMGVLALPRLLCPAAQGKTIWSVLLLSLVLFIFVWFLYGSYQIYSVYPPNYDKNITDPKRVNNSVDTPTAPDSKLGLTLEKQNQSLPNLNQTRLINNNQTLRKLIQTLALGNISSKTNREHLNAPQARRVMAAVPYCDRTVYLFAFWTTTLAYVFAGKTLITIIFLYGFMKIAAKFEELLTT, from the exons ATGTATGAgtgtccagcagcagcacttaTTCCAGTGTACTTGATGGTGTTGGGGATATTGGCCCTGCTGGTGATGGGTGTGTTAGCTTTGCCAAGGCTCCTCTGTCCAGCAGCACAGGGCAAAACAATCTGGTCTGTGTTGCTCCTCAGCTTGGTCCTGTTTATCTTCGTCTGGTTCCTCTATG GTAGTTACCAGATTTATTCTGTATATCCACCAAACTACGACAAGAACATCACCGACCCAAAGAGAGTCAACAACAGTGTCGATACTCCTACTGCACCTGACAGCAAGCTCGGCCTCACCTTGGAGAAACAGAACCAGAGCCTTCCAAACCTTAACCAGACCAGATTGATCAATAACAACCAGACATTAAGGAAGCTGATTCAAACTTTGGCCCTCGGCAACATCAGCAGTAAGACAAACAGAGAGCACCTGAATGCTCCACAAGCACGACGTGTCATGGCTGCAGTGCCTTACTGTGACAGAACTGTGTACCTGTTTGCTTTCTGGACCACCACACTGGCCTATGTGTTTGCAGGAAAAACCCTAATAACGATCATCTTTTTATATGGTTTCATGAAAATTGCAGCTAAGTTTGAAGAACTTCTCACTACCTGA
- the LOC120803524 gene encoding uncharacterized protein LOC120803524 isoform X2 has protein sequence MAGNGYCIFFSGSVFIAGCAILLVTAFPVIQITIGAVYMYECPAAALIPVYLMVLGILALLVMGVLALPRLLCPAAQGKTIWSVLLLSLVLFIFVWFLYGSYQIYSVYPPNYDKNITDPKRVNNSVDTPTAPDSKLGLTLEKQNQSLPNLNQTRLINNNQTLRKLIQTLALGNISSKTNREHLNAPQARRVMAAVPYCDRTVYLFAFWTTTLAYVFAGKTLITIIFLYGFMKIAAKFEELLTT, from the exons ATGGCAGGGAATGGTTATTGTATCTTTTTCAGTGGAAGTGTTTTTATTGCAG GATGTGCTATTCTCCTTGTAACAGCTTTCCCAGTTATCCAGATCACTATAG GTGCAGTATACATGTATGAgtgtccagcagcagcacttaTTCCAGTGTACTTGATGGTGTTGGGGATATTGGCCCTGCTGGTGATGGGTGTGTTAGCTTTGCCAAGGCTCCTCTGTCCAGCAGCACAGGGCAAAACAATCTGGTCTGTGTTGCTCCTCAGCTTGGTCCTGTTTATCTTCGTCTGGTTCCTCTATG GTAGTTACCAGATTTATTCTGTATATCCACCAAACTACGACAAGAACATCACCGACCCAAAGAGAGTCAACAACAGTGTCGATACTCCTACTGCACCTGACAGCAAGCTCGGCCTCACCTTGGAGAAACAGAACCAGAGCCTTCCAAACCTTAACCAGACCAGATTGATCAATAACAACCAGACATTAAGGAAGCTGATTCAAACTTTGGCCCTCGGCAACATCAGCAGTAAGACAAACAGAGAGCACCTGAATGCTCCACAAGCACGACGTGTCATGGCTGCAGTGCCTTACTGTGACAGAACTGTGTACCTGTTTGCTTTCTGGACCACCACACTGGCCTATGTGTTTGCAGGAAAAACCCTAATAACGATCATCTTTTTATATGGTTTCATGAAAATTGCAGCTAAGTTTGAAGAACTTCTCACTACCTGA
- the LOC120803524 gene encoding uncharacterized protein LOC120803524 isoform X1 — translation MFTVTCSVCQDGREWLLYLFQWKCFYCSFPSYPDHYRNTNSNNNSYSRTHCGAVYMYECPAAALIPVYLMVLGILALLVMGVLALPRLLCPAAQGKTIWSVLLLSLVLFIFVWFLYGSYQIYSVYPPNYDKNITDPKRVNNSVDTPTAPDSKLGLTLEKQNQSLPNLNQTRLINNNQTLRKLIQTLALGNISSKTNREHLNAPQARRVMAAVPYCDRTVYLFAFWTTTLAYVFAGKTLITIIFLYGFMKIAAKFEELLTT, via the exons ATG TTCACTGTAACCTGTTCTGTGTGTCAAGATGGCAGGGAATGGTTATTGTATCTTTTTCAGTGGAAGTGTTTTTATTGCAG CTTTCCCAGTTATCCAGATCACTATAG gaacacGAACAGCAACAACAACTCGTATTCAAGGACACACTGTG GTGCAGTATACATGTATGAgtgtccagcagcagcacttaTTCCAGTGTACTTGATGGTGTTGGGGATATTGGCCCTGCTGGTGATGGGTGTGTTAGCTTTGCCAAGGCTCCTCTGTCCAGCAGCACAGGGCAAAACAATCTGGTCTGTGTTGCTCCTCAGCTTGGTCCTGTTTATCTTCGTCTGGTTCCTCTATG GTAGTTACCAGATTTATTCTGTATATCCACCAAACTACGACAAGAACATCACCGACCCAAAGAGAGTCAACAACAGTGTCGATACTCCTACTGCACCTGACAGCAAGCTCGGCCTCACCTTGGAGAAACAGAACCAGAGCCTTCCAAACCTTAACCAGACCAGATTGATCAATAACAACCAGACATTAAGGAAGCTGATTCAAACTTTGGCCCTCGGCAACATCAGCAGTAAGACAAACAGAGAGCACCTGAATGCTCCACAAGCACGACGTGTCATGGCTGCAGTGCCTTACTGTGACAGAACTGTGTACCTGTTTGCTTTCTGGACCACCACACTGGCCTATGTGTTTGCAGGAAAAACCCTAATAACGATCATCTTTTTATATGGTTTCATGAAAATTGCAGCTAAGTTTGAAGAACTTCTCACTACCTGA
- the LOC120804423 gene encoding N-acylglucosamine 2-epimerase isoform X3 — protein sequence MSMVKLEESRERIRTELDNIVDFWLKYSHDTLHGGFFTCIGRDGKVYDELKYVWLQGRQVWMYCRLYRTMDRFRKPEILEAAKAGGAFLRRFARVSSSSGQWKCAFCLTRDGKAVQIQRTIFSECFYIMAMDELSRVTGDKDMQLEADQMMEQLIYWVRVDSSGLGRPQLPGVVPTNSMAVPMMLLCLVQQLTEGQGQELVQKYRELGSWCVQQILKHIQRDGTAILENVSLDEAELPGCQGRLQNPGHALEAGWFLLQYSTEWGDEELQRTAINKFMELPYQCGWDKEHGGLFYFLDVDGHCPTQFPDAENGEWFGYLTQEGKVALDFKGGPFKGFFHVPRCLYMCERILDDLLVNKD from the exons ATGTCTATGGTGAAGCTGGAGGAGAGTCGAGAGCGGATTCGCACAGAACTGGATAACATAGTGGACTTCTGGCTCAAATACTCTCATGACACTTTACATGG AGGCTTCTTCACTTGTATTGGAAGAGATGGGAAAGTTTATGATGAGCTGAAATACGTCTGGCTGCAGGGTAGACAG GTGTGGATGTATTGCCGCCTTTACCGAACCATGGATCGCTTCCGCAAGCCTGAAATCCTTGAGGCAGCAAAAGCTG GAGGAGCATTCCTCAGAAGGTTTGCTCGTGTGTCCAGCAGCAGTGGTCAGTGGAAATGTGCCTTCTGCTTAACAAGAGATGGTAAAGCAGTCCAAATCCAGAGGACTATATTCAGTGAATGTTTCTATATCATGGCCATGGATGAATTGAGCAGGGTCACTGGTGACAAGGACATGCAg CTGGAGGCTGATCAGATGATGGAGCAGTTGATCTACTGGGTTCGAGTGGACTCGTCAGGCCTGGGCCGGCCCCAGCTTCCTGGAGTGGTTCCCACCAACAGCATGGCAGTTCCCATGATGCTGTTGTGTCTGGTGCAACAGCTCACTGAAGGCCAGGGTCAGGAGTTGGTTCAGAAGTACAGAGAGCTGGGCAGTTGGTGTGTACAGCAGATTCTAAAGCACATCCAG AGAGACGGCACCGCTATTTTAGAGAATGTTTCACTAGATGAAGCAGAGCTGCCAGGTTGCCAGGGCCGACTGCAGAACCCAG GCCATGCCCTGGAGGCAGGCTGGTTCCtgcttcagtacagtacagaGTGGGGGGATGAGGAGCTCCAGAGGACTGCCATTAACAAGTTTATGGAGCTGCCTTATCAGTGTGGCTGGGATAAAGAGCACGGTGGCCTCTTCTACTTCCTGGATGTGGATGGTCACTGCCCCACACAG TTTCCTGATGCTGAGAACGGGGAGTGGTTTGGCTATTTGACACAAGAAGGGAAAGTAGCACTGGATTTTAAAGGAGGCCCCTTCAAAG gGTTCTTCCATGTGCCTCGCTGCCTGTACATGTGTGAGCGTATTCTGGATGATCTGCTAGTGAACAAGGACTGA